One window of the Gammaproteobacteria bacterium genome contains the following:
- the ubiE gene encoding bifunctional demethylmenaquinone methyltransferase/2-methoxy-6-polyprenyl-1,4-benzoquinol methylase UbiE: MNNDEQELIDFGFQKVPKPEKKKKVANVFHSVAAKYDLMNDLMSFGIHRLWKRYTVALAGVRPGQRVLDLAGGTGDLTAQFVRLVGAEGQVVLADINASMLEVGRERLTNRGIVSGVEYVQADAENLPFSDDSFDCVTIAFGLRNVTDKMAALRSMLRVTKPGGRVLVLEFSKPQSELLAKLYDLYSFNALPVMGQLVAGDSESYRYLAESIRVHPDQETLRQMMLDAGFDRVDVHNLTGGIVAIHRGWKA; this comes from the coding sequence ATGAACAATGATGAACAAGAACTGATCGACTTTGGCTTCCAGAAGGTCCCGAAGCCGGAAAAAAAGAAAAAAGTCGCGAATGTCTTTCATTCGGTCGCGGCTAAATACGACCTTATGAATGACCTGATGTCGTTTGGCATACATCGGCTTTGGAAGCGATACACGGTCGCGTTAGCAGGGGTGCGTCCCGGTCAACGCGTGCTTGATCTGGCCGGGGGGACCGGTGACCTGACGGCACAATTTGTGCGACTTGTGGGGGCAGAAGGGCAGGTCGTGTTGGCGGACATTAACGCCTCCATGCTTGAAGTGGGTCGCGAGCGTTTGACCAACCGAGGGATTGTCTCCGGAGTGGAATATGTTCAGGCCGATGCGGAAAACCTGCCGTTTTCGGATGACAGTTTTGATTGCGTGACCATTGCTTTTGGATTGCGCAACGTCACGGACAAGATGGCGGCGTTACGCTCGATGTTGCGGGTGACAAAACCCGGTGGTCGAGTGCTGGTGCTAGAGTTCTCCAAGCCACAGTCCGAACTTTTGGCGAAGTTGTATGATCTGTACTCTTTCAATGCGTTACCGGTCATGGGACAGTTGGTGGCAGGTGACTCAGAAAGTTACCGTTATCTTGCCGAATCGATACGCGTCCATCCGGATCAGGAAACGCTGCGGCAGATGATGCTTGATGCTGGGTTCGATCGGGTCGATGTCCACAATTTGACAGGGGGCATTGTTGCCATTCACCGTGGGTGGAAAGCCTGA
- the hslU gene encoding ATP-dependent protease ATPase subunit HslU produces MSQMTPREIVHELDKHIIGQSEAKRAVAIALRNRWRRMQVAPELRKEITPKNILMIGPTGVGKTEIARRLAALAQAPFIKVEATKFTEVGYVGRDVDSIIRDLVDVAMKMVREKAREKVRQQAVEAAEERILDALVPPPRTFDEEASADSAARQVFRKKLREGQLDEKEIDIDVAASQLGVEIMAPPGMEELTQQLQGLFQNMSSAPRKQRRLKIKDAMRILVEEEADKRLDPEELKLQAIDAVEQNGIVFIDEIDKVAKRSEHGADVSREGVQRDLLPLVEGCSVNTKYGMVRTDHILFICSGAFHLAKPSDLIPELQGRLPIRVELRSLGVEDFVRILTEPDASLTKQYAALLKTEGVDLRFTDDGVRRLAELAYQVNETTENIGARRLHTLMERLLEEASFTAGEQTNEVVVDAAYVDAQLRDLVQDEDLSRFIL; encoded by the coding sequence ATGAGCCAGATGACCCCACGTGAGATCGTTCACGAACTTGACAAGCATATTATCGGCCAGTCTGAAGCCAAGAGAGCGGTAGCCATCGCCTTGCGAAATCGTTGGCGCCGCATGCAGGTGGCCCCGGAATTGCGCAAAGAGATTACGCCCAAGAATATTTTGATGATTGGTCCGACGGGGGTGGGCAAAACAGAAATTGCACGACGTCTCGCCGCCCTTGCGCAAGCGCCTTTTATTAAGGTGGAAGCAACTAAATTCACGGAAGTCGGTTATGTCGGGCGAGATGTGGATTCAATCATCCGGGATCTCGTCGATGTGGCAATGAAAATGGTGCGTGAGAAAGCGCGGGAAAAGGTGCGTCAACAAGCCGTCGAAGCGGCGGAAGAACGCATTTTGGATGCTTTGGTGCCTCCTCCACGCACGTTCGATGAAGAAGCTTCTGCGGATTCCGCCGCGCGCCAGGTGTTCCGTAAAAAATTGCGTGAAGGACAATTGGACGAGAAGGAAATTGACATTGATGTGGCCGCAAGTCAACTTGGGGTTGAGATCATGGCGCCACCGGGGATGGAGGAGCTGACCCAGCAACTGCAGGGTTTGTTCCAGAATATGTCCAGTGCTCCGCGCAAGCAACGACGACTGAAGATCAAGGATGCGATGCGTATTCTGGTCGAGGAAGAGGCCGATAAGCGGCTTGACCCAGAGGAGCTGAAATTACAGGCCATTGATGCCGTTGAGCAAAACGGCATCGTATTCATTGACGAGATCGACAAAGTGGCAAAACGTTCCGAGCATGGTGCCGATGTGTCCAGAGAAGGTGTGCAGCGGGACTTGTTGCCCTTGGTGGAAGGCTGTTCGGTCAATACTAAATATGGGATGGTGCGCACGGATCATATCTTGTTCATTTGTTCTGGCGCTTTTCATTTGGCCAAACCATCAGACTTGATACCTGAGCTTCAAGGACGGTTGCCAATTCGCGTTGAGCTACGTTCGCTTGGCGTGGAAGATTTTGTTCGAATTCTGACAGAACCGGATGCGTCTTTGACTAAACAGTACGCCGCATTGCTCAAAACCGAAGGCGTCGATTTGCGCTTTACCGATGATGGTGTTCGGCGCTTGGCTGAGCTTGCCTATCAGGTCAATGAAACGACAGAAAATATCGGGGCGCGCCGGCTTCATACCTTAATGGAGCGATTGCTCGAAGAAGCATCTTTCACTGCCGGCGAGCAGACGAACGAAGTGGTCGTTGATGCCGCCTATGTGGACGCGCAGCTCCGCGATCTGGTACAAGATGAAGATCTCAGTCGTTTCATTCTGTAG
- a CDS encoding DUF971 domain-containing protein produces MRPVQILWHKKSRCLELVYENGRRFKLSAEYLRVYSPSAEVTGHGGQGGQLVSGKRFVSIQRIEPVGDYALRFVFDDGHDSGLYTWRYLYELAMRQPQKWTEYLEKLRQAGAKREPDDVTILRLD; encoded by the coding sequence ATGCGACCGGTACAGATTCTCTGGCATAAAAAATCGCGATGCCTAGAACTGGTGTATGAAAATGGCCGGCGCTTTAAGTTGTCGGCCGAATACTTGCGCGTTTATTCACCATCGGCGGAAGTGACCGGTCATGGCGGGCAAGGTGGCCAGCTCGTTTCCGGCAAGCGATTTGTCAGCATTCAACGCATTGAGCCAGTCGGCGATTATGCGCTTCGTTTTGTATTTGATGACGGACACGACAGTGGCCTATATACTTGGCGATATCTTTATGAGCTGGCAATGCGCCAACCCCAAAAGTGGACGGAGTATCTCGAGAAATTGAGACAAGCGGGCGCGAAACGAGAGCCAGATGATGTCACCATTCTTCGCCTGGATTAG
- the hslV gene encoding ATP-dependent protease subunit HslV — protein MEQFRGTTILSVRRNGQVAIGGDGQVSMGNTIMKGNARKVRRLYHDQVIAGFAGGTADAFTLFERFESKLELHQGKLMRAAVELAKDWRTDKMLRRLEALLAVADKHHSFIITGNGDVVEPEDGLMAIGSGGPYAQAAARALLEHSELSAEAIVRAGLSIAADICVYTNHHFTIETLEAES, from the coding sequence ATGGAGCAATTTCGAGGAACGACAATTTTGTCCGTCCGTCGCAATGGTCAAGTGGCCATTGGTGGCGACGGTCAGGTGTCCATGGGCAACACCATAATGAAGGGAAACGCGCGCAAGGTCCGGCGCTTATACCACGATCAAGTCATCGCTGGTTTTGCGGGTGGTACGGCGGATGCATTTACCCTTTTCGAGCGTTTTGAAAGCAAATTGGAACTGCATCAAGGGAAGTTAATGCGCGCTGCAGTTGAGTTGGCAAAGGACTGGAGAACCGACAAAATGTTAAGGCGTCTGGAGGCCTTGCTCGCGGTCGCCGACAAACACCACTCCTTTATCATTACTGGCAACGGTGACGTGGTGGAGCCTGAAGATGGCTTGATGGCGATTGGCAGTGGTGGCCCCTATGCCCAAGCAGCGGCGCGAGCATTGCTTGAGCACAGCGAGTTGTCGGCAGAAGCCATCGTGCGTGCCGGATTATCCATTGCCGCAGACATTTGTGTGTATACCAACCATCATTTCACCATTGAAACTCTGGAAGCCGAATCATGA
- a CDS encoding ubiquinone biosynthesis regulatory protein kinase UbiB — MQPWLWRRPPGDYGERLRDALVHLGPVFVKFGQLISTRKDLFPDEITNPLQALQDRVPPVDGVDAKSALAEIFGQPVEALFAEFDTTPLASASVAQVHAAKLPNGEAVVIKWLRPGIERIVALDVALMKSVSQFLHRRLPKIRRFRLPEVVADYRRTILDELDLRREAANQAQLHRNFADSEDLYIPKVYWDYCHRRAMVSERIYGLGVGDIEKLRAAGVNMQRLAEKGVSVFFTQVFRDNFFHADMHPGNIFVDATHPDNPKYIG; from the coding sequence ATGCAACCATGGCTTTGGCGACGTCCGCCAGGCGATTACGGTGAACGGTTGCGCGATGCGCTTGTTCACCTTGGTCCAGTGTTCGTCAAATTTGGCCAGCTGATTTCAACCCGCAAAGACTTGTTTCCTGACGAAATCACCAATCCGTTGCAAGCGTTGCAAGATCGAGTGCCGCCGGTGGATGGTGTGGATGCGAAAAGTGCGTTAGCCGAGATATTCGGGCAGCCGGTTGAAGCGCTGTTTGCCGAGTTTGATACGACGCCTTTGGCTTCAGCTTCGGTCGCACAAGTGCATGCTGCCAAATTGCCTAACGGTGAGGCGGTGGTGATCAAATGGTTGCGTCCGGGCATTGAACGCATTGTGGCGCTCGATGTGGCGCTGATGAAAAGTGTGTCGCAATTTTTGCATCGGCGCTTACCAAAAATACGGCGTTTTCGTTTGCCGGAAGTGGTGGCTGATTACCGCCGCACCATTCTAGACGAGCTAGATTTGCGGAGGGAAGCGGCCAACCAAGCCCAATTGCACCGCAACTTTGCCGATTCTGAAGATTTATATATCCCGAAAGTTTACTGGGACTACTGTCACCGGCGCGCCATGGTGTCCGAGCGAATTTATGGGTTGGGGGTCGGTGACATTGAAAAGCTCAGAGCAGCGGGCGTCAACATGCAGCGTTTGGCTGAAAAAGGGGTTTCGGTATTTTTTACGCAAGTGTTTCGCGATAATTTTTTTCATGCCGACATGCACCCCGGCAATATCTTTGTCGATGCGACTCATCCGGATAACCCCAAGTATATTGG
- a CDS encoding Zn-dependent hydrolase, translating into MIKRLILFSAFVGLVGCQQPSEENSATAKSHEATGYDWRDDAARARANIYAEVTLTADLSGYSDNQKKMLAKLIDAAQIMDKLFWLQAFGEPQPFLSKIKDPVARRFAVINYGPWDRLDGDKPFLTGFGAKPLGANFYPADMSKEEFDRWQQPGKDGLYSLVRRDKAGKLTLVPYHVAYHDALSQAAQLLNEAAALAENKHFAEYLRLRAKALLTDEYFPSDMAWMDMKDNPIELVIGPIETYEDQLFGYRAAFEAYVLLKDKEWSQKLARFAQYLPQLQQGLPVPEQYKAEQPGSDSDLNAYDVIYYAGHSNAGSKTIAINLPNDERVQLKKGTRRLQLKNAMKAKFDHILVPIANVLIDPAQRKHIKFHAFFANTMFHEVAHGLGIKNTINGRGTVRHALKETASALEEGKADILGLYMITKLHEQGVLNEGELMDYYTTFLAGIFRSVRFGASSAHGRANMLRFNYFRQMGAFSRDENTGTYRVNFDNFQKAMTALSHDILTIQGDGDYQRAKKWLDDMGIIDASLQKDLDRLKTANIPVDVVFKQGKKVLGLTP; encoded by the coding sequence ATGATAAAACGTCTAATTCTTTTCTCTGCCTTCGTCGGTCTTGTCGGCTGCCAACAACCATCCGAAGAAAACAGCGCCACCGCCAAAAGTCACGAAGCCACTGGCTATGACTGGCGCGATGACGCGGCTCGGGCCCGCGCCAATATTTATGCGGAAGTGACGTTGACCGCTGATTTATCTGGCTATTCCGATAATCAGAAGAAAATGCTGGCGAAATTAATTGATGCAGCACAAATCATGGACAAACTGTTTTGGCTGCAGGCTTTTGGCGAACCCCAGCCTTTTTTAAGCAAAATTAAGGACCCTGTCGCGCGCCGTTTCGCGGTGATTAATTACGGCCCTTGGGATCGGCTGGATGGTGACAAGCCGTTTTTGACAGGTTTTGGTGCCAAGCCCCTAGGTGCCAATTTTTATCCGGCAGACATGAGTAAAGAAGAGTTCGACCGTTGGCAACAGCCCGGTAAAGACGGCCTTTATTCGCTCGTGCGTCGTGACAAAGCAGGGAAGTTGACGCTCGTGCCCTATCATGTTGCCTATCACGATGCGCTAAGCCAGGCAGCTCAATTGCTCAACGAGGCCGCAGCATTGGCAGAAAACAAACATTTCGCCGAATACCTTCGACTGCGCGCAAAGGCGTTGTTGACCGATGAGTATTTCCCATCGGACATGGCTTGGATGGACATGAAGGACAACCCCATCGAACTGGTGATCGGTCCCATTGAAACTTATGAAGACCAATTGTTTGGCTATCGGGCCGCTTTTGAAGCGTACGTATTGCTGAAAGACAAGGAATGGAGCCAGAAACTGGCCCGCTTTGCACAGTATTTGCCACAGCTCCAGCAAGGACTGCCTGTTCCGGAGCAATACAAAGCGGAACAACCCGGCAGCGACAGTGACCTGAATGCCTATGATGTGATCTATTACGCGGGACATTCGAACGCTGGCTCAAAAACCATCGCCATCAATCTGCCAAATGACGAGCGTGTTCAGCTCAAAAAAGGCACGCGGCGCTTACAGCTTAAAAACGCGATGAAGGCCAAGTTTGATCACATTTTAGTCCCTATTGCCAATGTGCTCATCGATCCAGCGCAACGCAAGCACATCAAGTTTCACGCTTTCTTCGCCAACACAATGTTTCATGAAGTCGCACACGGCCTAGGGATTAAAAATACGATTAATGGACGAGGCACCGTTCGACATGCATTGAAAGAAACCGCTTCGGCCCTTGAAGAAGGCAAGGCAGACATTCTTGGCTTATATATGATCACCAAGCTACATGAACAGGGTGTGCTCAATGAAGGCGAACTGATGGATTATTACACCACGTTTTTGGCTGGAATTTTCCGTTCCGTTCGCTTTGGCGCCTCAAGCGCCCACGGACGAGCCAACATGCTTCGGTTCAACTATTTCCGCCAAATGGGCGCATTCAGCCGTGACGAAAACACCGGCACATACCGTGTCAATTTTGACAACTTCCAAAAAGCCATGACCGCCTTGTCGCATGACATCCTGACTATTCAGGGTGATGGTGACTACCAGCGCGCCAAAAAATGGCTCGACGACATGGGCATCATTGATGCCTCATTGCAAAAAGATTTGGACCGTCTCAAGACCGCCAATATCCCGGTAGATGTCGTGTTCAAACAAGGAAAAAAGGTCCTTGGCTTAACCCCCTAA